A section of the Rhizobium sp. Pop5 genome encodes:
- a CDS encoding AraC family transcriptional regulator produces MSAIARAIWFIESHFESDLSLEEISGAAGLSRYHLSRVFGLVTGHSISGYIRGRRLSRAVPALVGGSSTILEVALCAGYGSHEAFTRAFRDQFGMTPDAVRRQGHARNLVLLEPIRMDPARLNDLEPPRFETLQPMLFAGLQEIYPYGGNAAIPSLWQKFNAHFGHIPGQKGNVAYGICTHIDGETEKFRYMAAAEISDAGDLPADFKTLKLPGQRYVVFSHRGHVSGIPSTMHRIFDTWWPTSGLEHGDTPDMFERYDERFDPYTGMGVTEIWLPIRA; encoded by the coding sequence ATGAGCGCCATCGCACGGGCGATCTGGTTCATAGAGAGCCATTTCGAAAGCGATCTATCGCTGGAAGAAATATCCGGAGCAGCCGGGTTGTCGCGTTACCATCTGTCGCGCGTCTTCGGGCTCGTCACCGGCCACTCGATCAGCGGCTATATCAGAGGGCGGCGCCTCAGCCGCGCCGTGCCTGCGCTCGTCGGCGGTTCGTCCACCATTCTCGAGGTTGCGCTTTGTGCGGGCTATGGCTCGCACGAGGCTTTCACCCGTGCCTTCCGCGACCAGTTCGGCATGACGCCGGATGCGGTGCGCAGACAGGGGCACGCCCGCAATCTTGTTTTACTGGAGCCGATCAGAATGGACCCCGCCCGCCTTAACGACCTCGAACCGCCCCGCTTCGAAACCCTTCAACCGATGCTCTTTGCCGGCCTGCAGGAGATCTACCCCTATGGCGGCAATGCCGCCATCCCGTCCCTCTGGCAGAAGTTCAATGCTCATTTTGGCCATATCCCAGGTCAGAAAGGCAATGTCGCCTATGGCATCTGCACGCATATCGACGGGGAAACGGAAAAATTCCGCTATATGGCCGCCGCAGAAATCTCCGATGCCGGCGACCTGCCAGCGGATTTCAAGACGCTCAAGCTTCCAGGCCAGCGCTACGTCGTCTTCAGCCATCGCGGCCATGTCTCAGGCATCCCGTCGACCATGCACCGGATTTTCGACACTTGGTGGCCAACCTCCGGCCTGGAGCACGGCGACACGCCTGATATGTTCGAGCGCTACGATGAGCGCTTCGATCCTTATACCGGCATGGGCGTCACCGAGATCTGGTTGCCGATCAGAGCATGA
- a CDS encoding TerC family protein yields MQEIMTLIQDPAAWVALITLVVMEVVLGIDNLIFISILTNKLPPEHREKARKIGIGLALVMRLALLGTVAWIVQLTEPLFEAFGHGFSWKDLILIGGGLFLVWKATKEIHHSVDPIDHQEDFIATSVTTGFASAIGQILLLDLVFSVDSIITAVGMTPHLPIMVIAVIAAVTVMLVAATPLANFIERNPTIVMLALAFLLMIGTTLIAEGMGFHVPKGYVYAAMAFSALVEVLNMFARNARKRKRGGAH; encoded by the coding sequence ATGCAGGAAATCATGACGCTCATTCAGGATCCGGCCGCCTGGGTGGCGCTCATCACTCTGGTGGTGATGGAAGTCGTTCTCGGTATCGACAACCTCATCTTCATTTCCATTCTGACCAACAAACTGCCGCCCGAGCACCGCGAGAAAGCCCGCAAGATTGGCATCGGCCTTGCCCTCGTCATGCGCCTGGCGCTGCTCGGCACCGTCGCCTGGATCGTACAGTTGACCGAACCGCTCTTCGAAGCCTTCGGCCACGGCTTCTCCTGGAAGGATCTGATCCTGATCGGCGGCGGCCTGTTCCTCGTCTGGAAGGCTACCAAGGAAATTCACCACAGCGTCGATCCCATCGACCATCAGGAAGATTTCATTGCCACATCGGTAACGACCGGCTTTGCATCGGCCATCGGCCAGATCCTGCTGCTCGACCTGGTCTTCTCGGTAGACAGCATCATCACCGCCGTCGGCATGACGCCGCATCTGCCGATCATGGTGATCGCCGTCATCGCAGCCGTCACCGTCATGCTTGTTGCCGCGACCCCGCTTGCCAACTTCATCGAGAGGAACCCGACGATCGTCATGCTGGCGCTCGCCTTCCTGCTGATGATCGGCACGACTTTGATCGCCGAAGGCATGGGCTTCCACGTGCCGAAGGGCTATGTCTACGCTGCCATGGCCTTCTCCGCGCTGGTCGAGGTGCTGAACATGTTTGCACGCAACGCCCGCAAGCGGAAACGCGGCGGCGCGCATTGA